CCAGTATCCCCCACCTTCCTCCCGCTTTTCCAGGTCTGTGTggatgctgcagggctgccctTGAGCAGatttccccccacacacccccaaaaaaaaatgtcagtgcatcccctctcccctgccccactTGGCTGAGGGTGGGACTGGGACCGTGAGTGGAACTGGGAGCTCTGGGCAGCACTGGGTTCAGGACTCAGCTGACACCGGTGTTCCCGTAGCCACCTCGACGGCTGTGCTGGAGCTGATGGAGCAGCTGTAGGGTTTTTAATCTGCCCTGCAGCCAGAGCCCACCACGTCCACGTACAGCTGGGCCACATCCTGCTGCGTTCCCAGGCAGAAGGTGGGTGCAGAGATCTCAAGCAAATCCTAATTTTCATAGTCTGCTTGTGGATGTCTcgtccctcctgcccctctccatGACGAATTCCCGGCCCCAGCTGCCCATTTTGTTCCTGGCTTTTGTGGCAGCATctttccttcatcctcctccccagccctctgtgtttcttctgctttggggGGCTCTGTCCAGGGTCAGGGTCTTCGTATCAGGGGCTGGAGTCAGTCAGTCTTTGTCCTGAACCAACTGTCCTCCTCTGGACCATCGAGTCCATTGGAAGGAAACCAGTGGAGTGTTGGAACCAAGTTCCTGGTCctacaggaaaggagaaggaattgAACCCGCTTGTTTCAGGACGGGAGCTCGGTGCCTGGTGACACAAAGGGAGGGCATCTCCCTCTGCTATGAGCTGAGCCATCTctacttgaaaattaatttttcgGCTACAGCAGGCTTTTTTCTGCAGTGGGTTTCTCGTGGTTCTTTCAGATAATGTGGGATGGAGATGTCTGAAGAGGAAAGATGTCCAAAATAATGGGGCTGGACAAGCTTCCCATTTCAGTGGGTTCCCACTGTCTCCTTACTTGGGAAATTATCAGAGTGACTTCATCAGACAATTCCCTCTTTGTCtactttccctctcttttttttaaaaaaaatcagtattctGGAGAAAGAGAGCAAAATCCCTAAAAATCCAAACTGGATTTCCAAAGAGACAACCTTCTGAAACTCCGTGGAAATACTGTGCTGCGAAgtgcagggaaggggggaggcGCTGGACTCGCTTCTTGCACAGATCCCCAAACCTGATGGTTTTCTTCTGGGATGGATTCTGGGGCACAGGACCAGCAAGGGAcgggagctgcaggcagagatgcTGTGTTTGGGACAGATCCCCAAGGGTGGAATGAAAGTAAGGCTCAGAGAGCAGCCTGGAGCCGATCTCCAGCCGTTTTTGGGCCGCTCTCACCACACAAAGAGGGTGCAGCCCTGGGGTCCCACCAGGATGCTGGCAGAGGGTTTTTGAACCCGCTCCATCCTGGCTCAGCCAGACCCATCCATTCATCCCAAGGATGGTCCTTCACCACCTTCGCCCACCAGATTTCCAAGCATCTGACAGACTCCTATCGCTCTGCCGAAGAGTTAATTGGGGCCACACGGTCCTCTGGGAATACGATGGCTGTGCGCAGCAATTAACACCCTAATCCAGCCCGCCAGTCCCATCACGCATATTAAAAGTGGGATTTTCCGCATGGAGTGGACAGGGCCAGTGGAGCCAGGGCTTGGGCAGCACACTTACAGCAAAGCTGCTTAGATGCTAAGCTTTATTAAATGAGTCAGGCACGATGACGGGATTTGGGGGGCTGATTAACATGAAACCCGGGCTGGTTTGTGCGGTATGACTCTGTTCGTTACGGCAGAGGGAAACGAAGGTTCAAGCAATCGTGCTCAGGTTAGAAGAGCTCAGGCAGGAAAATCTCCAGAGGCAGCTCGGCAGAGGACCTTTACTTTCAGGCTCCCTTGTGCAACACACAACGTGACAATTGGGGATGAAACCACGAGGGGAGGGACTCATGAGTGGGAATAATCCCAAAATTGAATTGTTGGAAGCCCTGAGCCCTGGCAAAGAGCTGCTGAGCCCCATGGAGAGGCTTCAGTGGCTCCCAGAAAAATCCACTAGAAATTATTGTAGATAGATAAATAGGTAGATGGTGGATAGATTCTGTAGGTATTATTGGTGGGCAGAAAGCAGTTGGTGCTTCTGGAAGATGATTTTGACCTCGGTTCCTAATGCCCTCAGCATGTTGAGCGACTCTCCCTCTGGAATTCATTAACATCTCCTTGTCCCTTTGTTGCAGAGACCAGAGATGACCAAGACATACGCCAAGCCCAAAGAGATGGCGGAGCTTGTGAACACCCAAGCCTGGATGGGTGAAACCTTGAGCTCCAAAGATGAGCTGAAGGAAGAGGACGGCAGGCAAGGTCCTTTTGGATTGATGTCTGGCTTGAATGAAGAGCACGACAGCattgaggaagaagaggaggaagaggatgatggGGAAAAGCCGAAGAGAAGAGGaccaaagaagaagaaaatgaccaAGGCGAGGTTGGAGCGGTTCAGGGCCCGGCGGGTGAAGGCCAACGCCCGGGAGCGCACACGGATGCACGGTCTGAATGATGCTCTCGACAACCTGAGGAGGGTGATGCCCTGCTACTCCAAGACTCAGAAATTGTCCAAGATTGAGACATTGAGGCTTGCAAGGAACTACATCTGGGCTCTGTCTGAGGTGCTCGAGACGGGGCAGACTCCAGAAGGGAAGAGCTTTGTGGAGATGCTCTGCAAGGGCTTGTCCCAGCCCACCAGCAACCTGGTGGCTGGCTGTCTGCAGCTGGGACCACAGACCTTGTTCCTGGAGAAGCATGAAGAAAAGTCCCCGGTGTGTGAATCGGCCATATCCAGCCACTCCTTCAGCTACCAGTCCCCAGGGCTCCCAAGCCCACCCTATGGGACCATGGAAACACATCTGCTGCATTTAAAGCCTCCGACCTTCAAGAGCTTGGTGGATGCTTCCTTTGGAAACCACCCCTCTGACTGCACCACTCCCCCCTACGAGGGTCCCCTGACGCCGCCCCTGAGCATCAGCGGGAACTTCTCCTTGAAGCAAGATGGGTCTCCAGACCTGGATAAATCCTACACCTTCATGGCACACTACCCCTCAGTCAGCCTGGCTGGAGCACATGGACATGCCTCTCACTTCCAAAACACAGTGCCCCGCTACGAGATCCCCATAGACATGAGCTATGAGTCCTACCCACACCACGTGGCCGGGCCTCAGCTCAACGCCATCTTCAATGAATAGCAAAGCAGAGTTAGACCCAAATTTTTGACGCGGACAGAAGTTCAGCCGCGTCGTGGAGCTGTATCTAGAATGGACACAACTGGAGCGAGGATATCGCTGCTACAGGGTGAGAAACTTCTGAGCATATCTGCAGGACATAGCTGTGGAAGGTTCAGCTGGCCCTCCTGTCCTCTCCCAATGGGTCTGCACTGGTGTCACCTTGCTGATTTCTGAGCTGTCCCCATGAGCCACGTGAACCCTTCCTGGCAGCTGAACTCTGAGGAGCCACCACCGAAAGCTGAGCCGTCACCTCCCGCTTCCTCTCCCCCAGAGATGCTCGTGGAGATGGCTTCACCCTGCAGGACTTTCTGCCTGAACGCACTCCAGCACTTGGGATCATTCATTGCCAAGATGTTACggctccttttcctccctcctcgGGGTAGTGGGGCGTGGGGACACCTCTGTCTTGCATCAGGTGGAGACAAGTCCCTCCTCCCCCTTGGGATGACCAGTTCCCCTTCCACATGCTCTGATGGGGTCAGAGTTTTCCCAGTTCAGCCATGGCCAGGTGGGTTTTCAGAGGTGGGACTGATCTCCACCATTTGCAGAAGACCAACACAGTTGCTCCTCCTCGAACCTTCCCACCCAACGGAGAACCTTCCCACCCAACGGAGAACCTTATCTTTGCTGCCAACGTATCATCCAGGGACGGCACGGTCCAGCCAGGCTCAGAGCTTCTCCGTGATGGTCCCTCCACCGCTCTTGTCCTGCGCTGAGCCCTGCTGCCCATCCTCTTCTGAGCCTCAGCCCTCACCTGTGACCTACAACCAGCATGAGATTATCAGCACACGGATCTTGAAACCTCGTTAAGGGACTGTTGGTCTTTCAGAGCACAAATATCCTGGCTGGAAGAGGAGCTCTCAGCTGAACCCTTCCTCCTGACTAGGGCCACGTCTTCTTACGGTTCGTAGTGTTATTTATCATGATCTGTGTCCTGAAGATATCCTGCCAAAAAAAGTGTGTCTTAATTTcctggtttgtttatttattatttactctgtgtgtgtgtgggggggtgtctaatttatttccttccattttacaTGAAATGTGGAATGTGCTAAACaacctcctcattttccagtTGACTTCCAAGTGCTTAGTTGGAGTTAGCTTTGTGGAGACGTGTGGTTTTTGCAGTGCTGTTGCTCCAGGATTATTTATTagccattatttatttaatttattttcttcctgccctCACGGTCTATTTTCTGGTGATGAAACCAAGTATTTAACCGAGGGGTTACATATTTAATGTTGAACTACGTATTTAACATGGCCATTTCTTGGATTTTTGGAGGGCTGATCATGCCCGGCAGCTCCCAACTCGTCCCTTGTATTTCTATATGAGCAATAACTTTTAAAGGCTATGcaactatttttgttttcaagaaaatcCAGGCAACTATTTTTGATGTCCCACTGGCCTTGTGAGCCCGGCTGGCCAAACCTCCCAGTTTTGCAGAGATGTTTTGTATAGAAGTTGGGAATTTGGAGATGACTTGAGCTCCGGAGGTCCCTGCCCGGCCCTGGGGTCCTGGGGCTTCTTCCCTTTTGTACTGAGAGCAAAAGTTTATCCTTTTtgtaaagaaagcagaattgggTTTTTAGCTCAAATAAAGTTGTGGTCTTGTTTCAAGCAGCATCGCCCCAGGGCTGTCGTCTCCATTTCTGTGGTCTTCAAcacggtggtggtggtgaggggCTGCCTGGGGGGAACCAGAGGAGCCgaacccccccccaccccccgtgCTGGGGTCCAGCTGGGATCCGTGACCGTGGGGCTGGGCTCCGTGGGTTGCTGCTGGTGGCCAGTGCTGGCTGTGGGACCGGTGCTGGCCATGGGACTCCCCGGGGAGGTCATCTCCGGcggggtgggtggtggtgggctCAGCTGCGGGCGATGGTGGGTGCTTTTATAACATGCCCCGGCGTTTATGGCGTGCACATCACGAACACGCACACGGGCACACAGGTAGACGCGCACATGAACACGCGCAGACACGCACACGTGTGTGCGCCTACGTGGATGTGCACACACAAATAGCACGCGCACGCGCACAGGCATGTTCAGGCAACCCTGTGCACGCTGACACGCTGCGCACGTATGCGCTGATGCGTTGTCCCGCGCAGGTCTGCGTGTGCGCACACTCTTGTGAGCAGCACATAAATGTGCGGAGTGAGACGTGCACGTGCAAGCACGCACGCGCGTGGGTCAGCTCTGCACCTGTGGCCGTGCAGAGGCACTAGGGAAGTGTCCCGCCTGCTTTGTGCAGGGAAGGCGCGGGGGACGCGGGGGTCCTGGCTTCACCCCGTCTAAGCCATCGTCCCTACGGAGAGCGGAGGTGAGCGTGACCCCGGCCCCCCGCAGCACCCACGAGTCCTCACTTCCCAGCTgcgctaaaaaaaaaacccaaaccccgAAACAGCTTCCGGCTGCCAGCGGGACCTCTCCTCCCCGCGGCCCCTCGCACGGGGACCCCACGTTCCACGTGTCCTCGCACAGCTCAGTGCCTCTCCGTCCCACAGCCCCGCGCGCCGGCTGCTGCCGGGAGCCCGGTGGGATCTGCCGAGCGCTTCGTCCCCGCAAGCTGTGCCCGGGCACGTGGCTGCCGCTGCCCGGCGTGGGGCGAGGGTGGGGGGCTCTCTGGGGGGACCCGCAGCTGCACCCACGCTGCAAAGGGCTGGGGGAGACGCTGCGGACCTGAGTGGGGACGGGGGTGAGACGCGTGGGCAGGGGATTGGCGGGGAGAACCTCGTGTGCCCCCCGCGCAGGTGGGagcgggctgggctgggggtgcacctACCTGGGGGTGTACAGACCCCGGTCCGTGCCATGGGCTGGGGGTTAGTGTGGTGATAAGCGGGGGGAGCCTTCCCAGCGCGTGTGCACAGCATATATGTGCGCACACGCATTCAAAACACACCGACGCTTACACACGTACGCACACGGGGAGAGATACGTGCACAAACGGGGAGGTACGACATctgtgcacgcacacacagcTATGTACCGCGTACCTACGGCCGTGCACAACTGCGCACACAAACCCACACGCCTCCCTTACACCCGCACCCTGGACACCTACGGACACGCACCCACAAACACCCTCCCGATGGCAGCGTGACCCCCCACAACGATGCTCTGGGAGCACTGGGATGAGGCCAGTGGCCAGCTGCCCGCTGGTGCCCGGGGTCCAGCTGtgcccccggctccccccgcagccccctcgGCCCTTCCCTCGCTGGCCGGTGACCAAGCCCTGCTCGGTGCCAGGTCCCCGGGGCGCGTGTGTGCCCGACAGCAGGGGAATCGCCCcttccagcagccccagcctgtgcCAAGAGGGCAGGGAGCCATGACGGGCTGGGGCAAacgctgccctgctcctgcgCCGGCCCCCGCGGGGCTGCGTGTGTGCGCGGGCGTGCGAGAGCACAGCTGGCCCCCGGTACATGTGCGGGGGGCGAGGGAATACCCCTGCGTGTGTGCACACAGGGTGAGCGGGTCCGTGAGGAGCTCCGGGGTTGTGGGTCTGCTGGCTGGCACTCCGGCTTGTCGATATTTAACCCTTCTGTGTCTTTGGCACCGGGATGGTGAGGAGCTGAGAACTGGCACGCTCGTTGCACCGCATGCTCCCCAGCACCGGCACAGCCTGGGAGCCGATAGAGCAGGTCCCACTTGCCCCCTGGGTGGCTCGGGTGAGGGGGGGGGTCCCTCTCCACCCCACGCCGTGGTgggtccccgcagccccccaccaCCCACCTCCTCCTGGGGTGGCGGGAGGCTGGGAGAGGTCCCACAGCCCtggggacggggcggggggacggggCAGGCGGGGTCTGGGTGTTGGGAAGGGCACCTGGGATGGCAACGCTGCTTCTCACCCGCCCCGGCGAGGACCCGCAGAAGCGCTGGGGACAAGTGGGTGCCCGGGAGCCGAGACCCCCGTGAGCCAAGTCCCTCAGCTGCACTTACGTAGTCTTAATGACTAATTAGCATCTAGGACAAAGGAGCCCTGGTTAAAAACTCCCCCGTTCCCACGCGATCACACGGCTGAGCTTGGAGGATGCTCTTTCTCCTGGAAGAAGGACCAAGGAGGCTGGAGCAGCTACTGGGAACTTCCGATGGTCAATCGTCTCCTCATGCTCCAGCATCTCCAATTACCGGGCGAGCATCAGTTTTGGATGCAGAGGCAGCTCCAGACACCTCTTGGACTTGTAGAGCTTGGCTTTAACCCCACCAGGGTCTCCATCTGGGTCCACGTGGAGGTCAGCTTGGATGGCAGAGCCAGAGCCTCTCTGGTACCCCAGCAGCCACCCCCATCCTTGGGGGAGCTGGCTGAAAACCAggattctctcttttttttttttttttaaggatattggaaggaaaaagccaGCTGGGGAACGTACAAGGTGAAGGATGACCATCAGAGCTGTAAAGGCCAGCTGGGAACGGCCTCCTACACCGTCCTTCCCTGGGCAGGTGGAGAAGACCCCAAGGGAGGGATGCTTCAGCCCCCATCCCACGCGAAGCATTCCCATGGCAGCGGTTGGGGCATCCAGCACCGGTTGGACACACGACTCGGTCAACGGTGGtggtgtccctgccctgggaAAACCAGAGTTGGGAGCAACTCTTCGAGGGTCCTGGCTCCAAGTTGTCCTGGTTTCTACAGGGGTGGGAGTGCCCAGAGCTGTATAATTGCTAAGTCTTTTTAAACCCCAGATTTAAAAGCTGTAATTCTGATATTGTTTGTAATCTGATAACACTGTGAGCCACTGAGCTCCTAATGTGCCCAGCTTGGGAAACCACGAGGATTTTCCCACTAAGCCGAAATATCAGACTGTTGATTCTTGAGTTAATCATCTTTTCCCCCTTGGGAACATCAGATTTTGGCAACTAACTTTCTTGCTGATCAGTGCGGGCCGGTGGGAGAGGACCCACGCACGATCCCAAGAGGATCAACATGGTGGCACCACGCTTCAACCCGGGGAAACGGGGACATGCCAGGACGCAGCTTGTCTGCACCACCCAGGCAC
Above is a window of Balearica regulorum gibbericeps isolate bBalReg1 chromosome 29, bBalReg1.pri, whole genome shotgun sequence DNA encoding:
- the NEUROD4 gene encoding neurogenic differentiation factor 4; amino-acid sequence: MTKTYAKPKEMAELVNTQAWMGETLSSKDELKEEDGRQGPFGLMSGLNEEHDSIEEEEEEEDDGEKPKRRGPKKKKMTKARLERFRARRVKANARERTRMHGLNDALDNLRRVMPCYSKTQKLSKIETLRLARNYIWALSEVLETGQTPEGKSFVEMLCKGLSQPTSNLVAGCLQLGPQTLFLEKHEEKSPVCESAISSHSFSYQSPGLPSPPYGTMETHLLHLKPPTFKSLVDASFGNHPSDCTTPPYEGPLTPPLSISGNFSLKQDGSPDLDKSYTFMAHYPSVSLAGAHGHASHFQNTVPRYEIPIDMSYESYPHHVAGPQLNAIFNE